A window from Fragaria vesca subsp. vesca linkage group LG5, FraVesHawaii_1.0, whole genome shotgun sequence encodes these proteins:
- the LOC101310230 gene encoding probable peptide/nitrate transporter At1g22540-like has product MATSPETQAPLLDDVVHGVFDCNGNAVRRSTSGGWSSASFIIWVEVAERVAFFGICTNLISFLTGPLGQSTATAAQNVNMWIGTAALLPLLGAFVADSLLGRYRTIIAASLLYILGLGLLIVSAVLPSNSKLQELLFFFSLYLLAIALGGHKPSVQAFGVDQFDNHDPEERKAKSSFFNWWFWCIYAGPLFTLPVLTYIQDNLSWDLAFGILCILMVLSLLIFILGTRHYRYSLKRDDESPFVRIGKVFVAAIRNWRTTLPISSIEESRGTLSHQSSQQLKFLNKALLASDDLKENGKFCTVAEVEEAKAILRLFPIWVTSLPYAIVIAQFLTFFTKQGATMDRTLVPGFDIPAASLQTIVNFITIISIPIYDRIFVPIARAFTREPSGITMLQRIGTGMFISIICMVVAALVEMQRLQTAKDFDLVDKPSARVPMSIWWLGPQYLLIGLADVFTIVGLQEFFYDQAPNDLKSVGLALFFSINGVGNFLSSYLISGIEAATSWVGYTNWFSNNLNHAHLDYFYWLLAAVHAVGLVFFMYFAKSYIYNRGSTV; this is encoded by the exons ATGGCCACTTCTCCAGAGACCCAAGCTCCACTACTCGACGACGTCGTGCACGGCGTCTTTGACTGCAACGGCAATGCAGTTCGCAGGTCCACCTCAGGTGGTTGGAGTTCCGCGTCCTTCATAATTT GGGTGGAGGTTGCAGAGAGGGTCGCCTTCTTTGGCATCTGCACCAACCTCATTTCGTTTCTGACAGGGCCATTGGGACAGTCCACGGCCACAGCGGCTCAGAACGTCAACATGTGGATCGGAACGGCGGCGTTGCTTCCTCTCTTGGGAGCCTTCGTCGCTGATTCTCTTCTGGGTCGCTACCGCACCATCATTGCCGCTTCTCTCCTCTACATCTTG GGTCTTGGCTTGCTGATTGTGTCAGCCGTGCTTCCTTCTAATTCTAAGCTTCAAGAGTTATTGTTCTTTTTCTCTCTATATTTACTAGCAATTGCGCTAGGTGGGCACAAGCCCTCTGTTCAGGCTTTCGGAGTAGATCAGTTTGATAATCATGATCCGGAGGAGAGGAAAGCGAAAAGCTCATTCTTCAATTGGTGGTTTTGGTGTATATATGCAGGTCCCTTGTTTACACTTCCAGTCTTAACCTACATACAGGACAACCTGAGTTGGGATCTTGCTTTTGGAATTCTTTGTATATTGATGGTCCTTTCTCTGCTTATTTTCATTCTTGGAACAAGACATTATCGGTATAGCCTCAAAAGAGACGATGAAAGCCCATTTGTGAGAATTGGCAAGGTGTTTGTTGCTGCCATTAGGAATTGGAGAACTACTTTACCAATATCTTCAATAGAGGAATCTCGTGGAACCTTATCTCACCAAAGTTCTCAACAACTCAA ATTTCTCAACAAAGCGTTGCTTGCATCGGATGATTTGAAGGAAAATGGGAAATTTTGTACCGTCGCTGAGGTTGAAGAAGCAAAAGCCATTCTTAGGTTGTTTCCGATATGGGTTACATCTTTGCCATATGCTATTGTGATTGCACAGTTCTTGACTTTTTTCACTAAGCAAGGTGCCACCATGGACAGAACATTGGTGCCAGGTTTTGATATACCAGCTGCTTCACTTCAGACAATTGTCAACTTCATCACTATCATATCAATTCCAATTTATGATCGCATATTCGTTCCAATAGCGAGAGCTTTCACCAGAGAACCCTCTGGCATTACAATGCTACAAAGAATTGGAACTGGGATGTTTATATCTATTATTTGCATGGTAGTTGCAGCTTTAGTTGAAATGCAAAGGCTCCAGACCGCCAAAGATTTTGATCTAGTTGATAAACCAAGTGCCAGAGTTCCAATGAGCATTTGGTGGTTAGGTCCTCAGTACTTGTTAATTGGACTGGCTGATGTTTTCACTATTGTTGGTCTGCAAGAGTTCTTCTACGATCAGGCACCAAATGACTTAAAAAGTGTAGGACTTGCTCTCTTCTTCAGTATAAATGGTGTGGGAAACTTTCTGAGCAGCTATCTTATCTCTGGTATTGAGGCAGCAACCAGTTGGGTAGGCTACACTAACTGGTTTTCCAATAACCTTAATCATGCACATCTTGATTACTTTTATTGGTTACTTGCAGCAGTCCATGCAGTAGGATTGGTGTTCTTCATGTATTTTGCAAAATCATATATTTACAATAGGGGCAGTACAGTATAA